One window of the Trueperaceae bacterium genome contains the following:
- a CDS encoding ROK family transcriptional regulator, giving the protein MTPSKATREQLREHNRRLVLRMLYQGEVNTRAALATVTGLTKPTVSNLVGELIDEGLVVEEGLGRASGSGGKRPTLLAFNPRARQVIGVALGSECVSAALADLAGETSAVHVLEPAAAAPIAPGRGAMDATGTATTGASAVLQAVEDAVVALVPQLDAPLLAVGVAVPGRVRPGTGVVRRSAVLGIVDEVPLGRLLTDRLGVPVHVGNFAELCALGQFSYGLGERTPTGTLVSMTLDDDLELGVVLHPSGAHFGSELAGPMIDELNLGWSAFKARAAELVRERPGALPWGERYLNVRRAAGDGDPGAAQLLSELAAALARPLAWVVSVLQPANVSLVGGVTDLGEGFLARLGAEATALLGAGALEDVSLSMAYSNRLGAMGAVALANRAELELIA; this is encoded by the coding sequence ATGACGCCGAGCAAGGCCACGCGCGAGCAGCTCAGGGAGCACAACCGCCGCTTGGTGCTGCGCATGCTCTACCAGGGCGAGGTGAACACGCGCGCCGCGCTCGCGACCGTCACGGGGCTCACGAAGCCGACCGTCTCGAACCTCGTCGGTGAGCTCATCGACGAAGGGCTCGTCGTCGAGGAGGGTCTCGGCCGGGCGAGCGGCAGCGGCGGCAAGCGCCCGACGCTCCTCGCGTTCAACCCGCGGGCGCGTCAGGTCATCGGCGTGGCCCTCGGTAGCGAGTGCGTGAGCGCCGCCCTCGCCGACCTGGCCGGGGAGACGAGCGCCGTGCACGTCCTGGAGCCGGCTGCCGCGGCGCCGATAGCGCCCGGGCGGGGCGCGATGGACGCGACCGGCACGGCCACGACCGGAGCTTCCGCCGTCCTGCAGGCGGTGGAGGACGCGGTGGTCGCGCTCGTGCCGCAGCTGGACGCGCCCCTCCTCGCGGTAGGCGTCGCCGTGCCGGGGCGGGTGCGTCCGGGGACCGGCGTCGTGAGGCGCTCCGCCGTGCTCGGCATCGTCGACGAGGTCCCGCTTGGCAGGCTGCTGACGGACCGGCTCGGCGTGCCCGTCCACGTGGGCAACTTCGCCGAGCTCTGCGCGCTCGGGCAGTTCAGCTACGGCCTCGGGGAGCGCACCCCTACGGGCACGCTCGTGAGCATGACCCTAGACGACGACCTCGAGCTCGGCGTCGTGCTGCACCCGAGCGGCGCGCACTTCGGGAGCGAGCTCGCGGGTCCGATGATCGATGAGCTGAACCTCGGCTGGAGCGCCTTCAAGGCCCGCGCCGCCGAGCTCGTGCGCGAGCGGCCCGGCGCGCTCCCCTGGGGCGAGCGGTACCTGAACGTGCGCCGGGCGGCGGGCGACGGCGACCCGGGCGCCGCGCAGCTCCTGTCGGAGCTGGCGGCCGCGCTCGCCAGGCCCCTCGCGTGGGTCGTCTCCGTGCTGCAACCGGCCAACGTGTCGCTCGTCGGCGGGGTGACGGACCTGGGCGAGGGGTTCCTCGCGCGGCTCGGCGCCGAGGCCACGGCGCTGCTCGGTGCTGGCGCCTTGGAGGACGTCTCGCTCAGCATGGCCTACTCGAACCGCCTCGGCGCGATGGGCGCGGTCGCCCTGGCCAACCGGGCCGAGCTGGAGCTGATCGCGTGA
- a CDS encoding substrate-binding domain-containing protein, whose protein sequence is MTRSRLSDSRRRGDPARSGAAEARARAGTAWQVGAGQPGVLVALLNNLDGVFQRSVLQGAGEVAAAHGLSLEPVALGGLSAAEVGTLLERALGTARGARSAQGARGALVLSSALGDADLARLAAAGLPVTLVSHHSAAPGQPTVMFDNHQGVKQLMQHVVSDCGRRRPVYIGGDASQLDSRERELAFRDELLRHDLRVPEGHMLVGGFTPDLARRALREFVAAGNDFDAVVAADYLMAIAAAETLGQAGVRVPDDVVVVGYGDGPEAEAAGVTTVAADVVELGRRAARQLVAQLSSERAIGGRTLLSTHLVRRASSCRARAPSDLV, encoded by the coding sequence GTGACCCGCTCTCGCCTGAGCGACTCGCGCCGTCGTGGCGACCCGGCGCGCTCCGGTGCCGCCGAGGCGCGCGCTCGGGCCGGAACCGCGTGGCAGGTCGGCGCGGGCCAGCCGGGCGTGCTCGTCGCCCTCCTCAACAACCTGGACGGGGTGTTCCAGCGCAGCGTCCTCCAGGGGGCGGGGGAGGTGGCGGCGGCGCACGGGTTGTCGCTCGAACCGGTGGCGCTCGGCGGGCTGTCCGCTGCCGAAGTGGGAACGTTGCTGGAGCGCGCCTTGGGAACCGCCCGGGGAGCGCGGAGCGCCCAGGGTGCCCGAGGGGCGCTCGTGCTCTCCAGCGCCCTCGGGGACGCGGACCTGGCCAGGCTGGCCGCGGCCGGGCTGCCGGTGACGCTCGTCAGCCACCACTCCGCTGCCCCCGGCCAGCCGACGGTGATGTTCGACAACCACCAGGGCGTCAAGCAGCTCATGCAGCACGTCGTCTCCGACTGCGGGAGACGCCGACCCGTGTACATAGGCGGCGACGCCTCGCAGCTCGACAGCAGGGAGCGCGAGCTGGCCTTCCGTGACGAGCTCCTGCGGCACGACCTGCGCGTGCCAGAGGGGCACATGCTCGTCGGCGGCTTCACGCCGGACCTGGCGCGGCGGGCGCTCCGGGAGTTCGTGGCGGCCGGGAACGACTTCGATGCCGTGGTCGCCGCGGACTACCTCATGGCCATCGCCGCGGCCGAGACCCTCGGGCAGGCCGGCGTGCGGGTACCGGACGACGTCGTGGTCGTCGGCTACGGCGACGGTCCGGAGGCCGAGGCCGCCGGGGTGACGACCGTGGCGGCCGACGTCGTCGAGCTCGGCCGGCGCGCCGCCAGGCAGTTGGTCGCGCAGCTCTCGTCCGAGCGCGCCATCGGCGGGCGCACGCTCCTCAGCACGCACCTCGTCAGGCGCGCGAGCAGCTGCCGAGCGCGAGCGCCTTCTGACCTCGTCTAG